The proteins below come from a single Deltaproteobacteria bacterium genomic window:
- a CDS encoding rod shape-determining protein: MILDSILGFFSKDLAIDLGTANTLVYVKGKGIVCAEPSVVAVQKDSRGLKRVVAVGRDAKDMIGRTPASIEAIRPLKDGVIADFEITEAMLRYFIRKVHNRRTLVSPRIMICVPSGITEVERRAVKESAESAGAREVLLIEEPMAAAIGAGLPVSEPTGNIIVDIGGGTTEVAVISLAGIVYSKSVRVAGDQMDEAIIQYIKRKYNLFIGARTAENIKITLGCAYPNGEIKTMEIKGRDLVGGIPRTLEVNSNEIYEAIAEPVHAIVEAVKNTLEKTPPELAADIVDRGIVVSGGGALLKRLDVLLREETGLPVTIAEDPLTAVVMGTGMALDNLDKLRGVTRPTS; the protein is encoded by the coding sequence ATGATTCTGGATTCCATTTTAGGATTTTTTTCGAAAGATTTGGCCATCGACTTAGGCACAGCCAATACCTTGGTTTATGTTAAAGGCAAAGGGATTGTTTGTGCAGAGCCCTCGGTAGTGGCGGTGCAAAAAGATAGCCGGGGTTTAAAACGGGTAGTGGCGGTGGGGCGAGATGCCAAAGACATGATTGGGCGGACGCCCGCTAGCATTGAGGCCATCCGGCCGCTCAAAGACGGGGTCATTGCTGATTTTGAAATTACCGAGGCCATGTTGCGCTATTTTATTCGTAAAGTGCATAATCGTCGTACCTTGGTGAGCCCGCGGATTATGATCTGCGTGCCTTCGGGTATTACCGAAGTTGAGCGACGGGCGGTGAAAGAATCGGCAGAATCTGCCGGTGCCAGGGAAGTGTTGCTGATCGAAGAACCCATGGCTGCGGCCATTGGGGCAGGGTTGCCGGTTTCGGAGCCCACCGGTAATATTATTGTGGATATTGGCGGTGGTACCACCGAAGTGGCGGTGATTAGCCTTGCGGGCATTGTTTATTCAAAATCGGTGCGGGTTGCAGGCGACCAAATGGATGAAGCCATCATTCAATACATCAAACGCAAATATAACCTTTTTATTGGGGCAAGAACCGCCGAAAATATCAAGATCACCTTAGGTTGTGCCTATCCCAATGGTGAAATTAAAACCATGGAGATTAAAGGGCGTGACCTGGTGGGGGGCATCCCTCGCACCTTAGAGGTCAACTCCAACGAAATTTACGAAGCCATTGCGGAGCCGGTGCATGCCATTGTTGAGGCTGTCAAAAACACTTTAGAAAAAACGCCCCCTGAGTTGGCTGCTGATATAGTAGATCGAGGCATTGTGGTGAGTGGCGGGGGTGCTTTGTTAAAGAGGCTCGATGTCTTGTTGCGAGAAGAAACGGGCTTGCCCGTTACCATTGCCGAAGACCCATTGACTGCCGTAGTGATGGGTACAGGGATGGCTTTAGATAACCTCGATAAATTACGTGGTGTCACTCGTCCCACCTCATGA
- a CDS encoding glutamyl-tRNA reductase — MKYFVLGVNHHKAPIEVRGKLAVSKSDIPLFLSHFKIQSGVEELAILSTCNRVEVYGTADAPVDYENKVRLAFAEGFRISVEELNPYLYYLVDLAAIEHGFRVAASLDSMIVGEPQILGQFKHAYQEAAQCQMAKGHLHKFFHRSFHAAKRVRTDTELAKNPVSFGFAAATLAKQIFGDLNAVGLLMIGAGKMAELTLRHLAQAGIQKIFVTNRTHAKAVDLAQCFNGEAIPYENFDRWLPDVEIVLTCTEANQFLLTKTQVSKAMRVRAGKSLFVVDVAVPRNVEPEVNELENVYLYNIDDLGHIIVENRKKREQEAKLAEEIVRQEAFKFRRETLQLNAAPLLSSLTQKMENFRQQELSKFVSSKHLDEAAFRETLEKVTHGLVHKMLHDPMMVIKEHSDDEEVLAMVKELFRLEEGDL, encoded by the coding sequence ATGAAGTATTTTGTGTTGGGAGTGAACCATCATAAAGCTCCCATTGAAGTGCGAGGCAAGCTCGCGGTTTCAAAATCAGACATTCCCTTGTTTTTGAGTCATTTTAAAATTCAATCAGGGGTTGAAGAATTAGCGATTCTTTCAACATGCAATCGAGTCGAAGTTTATGGAACGGCAGATGCTCCAGTAGATTATGAAAACAAGGTGAGGCTTGCCTTTGCAGAAGGGTTTAGAATTAGTGTAGAAGAACTCAACCCCTATCTTTATTATTTGGTTGATTTAGCAGCCATCGAACATGGTTTTAGGGTGGCGGCAAGCCTTGACTCAATGATCGTAGGCGAACCGCAAATTTTAGGGCAGTTTAAGCACGCCTATCAAGAGGCCGCTCAATGTCAAATGGCCAAAGGGCATTTGCATAAATTTTTTCACCGTAGTTTTCATGCGGCCAAGCGAGTGCGCACCGATACGGAGTTGGCCAAAAACCCCGTTTCTTTTGGCTTTGCTGCGGCAACGCTAGCCAAACAAATCTTTGGTGATCTTAATGCCGTGGGTCTTTTGATGATTGGGGCAGGCAAAATGGCCGAATTAACTTTGCGGCATTTAGCTCAAGCCGGTATTCAAAAAATCTTTGTCACCAATCGCACTCATGCCAAGGCCGTTGATCTTGCCCAATGCTTTAATGGCGAAGCGATTCCTTACGAAAACTTCGACCGTTGGCTCCCCGATGTTGAGATTGTCTTAACTTGCACCGAGGCAAATCAGTTTTTACTTACCAAAACTCAAGTGAGTAAAGCCATGCGGGTGCGAGCCGGCAAATCTTTGTTTGTGGTCGATGTTGCTGTGCCGCGTAATGTAGAGCCAGAGGTTAATGAATTAGAAAATGTTTACCTTTATAATATTGATGATTTGGGTCACATTATTGTTGAGAATCGTAAAAAACGTGAACAAGAGGCTAAACTTGCCGAAGAGATTGTGCGACAAGAGGCCTTTAAATTCAGACGAGAAACCCTACAGCTCAATGCAGCACCGCTTTTGTCAAGCCTTACCCAAAAGATGGAAAATTTTCGCCAACAAGAACTTAGCAAATTCGTTAGTAGCAAGCATCTAGATGAAGCAGCGTTTAGAGAAACTTTAGAAAAAGTAACTCATGGTTTAGTTCATAAAATGTTGCATGACCCAATGATGGTGATTAAAGAACATTCGGATGATGAAGAGGTATTAGCCATGGTAAAAGAACTATTCCGTTTAGAAGAAGGGGACCTCTAA
- a CDS encoding ribonuclease H-like domain-containing protein — protein METDGDVLVFDLETKRTFDEVGGNNYGLLGVSVLGYYSYQRDRYECLLESELNQFENAIIDAQLIIGYNSNKFDLPVLQPYLSLDVSKLPSLDLLEEINKVLGFRVGLDSVAQATLGVGKTGHGLDAIQYYRQGELEKLKAYCLNDVKVTKLVYDYGVKHGEVAYLGRDKVTRKLVETSWKNFQSKDQAEEKMQQYRLLF, from the coding sequence ATGGAAACTGATGGTGATGTTTTAGTTTTTGACTTAGAAACCAAGCGTACCTTTGATGAAGTGGGGGGTAATAACTATGGTTTATTGGGGGTAAGTGTGTTGGGTTATTATTCTTATCAACGGGATCGTTATGAATGCTTGCTGGAATCGGAATTAAACCAGTTTGAAAATGCCATCATTGATGCTCAATTGATCATTGGTTATAATTCTAACAAATTTGATTTGCCGGTGTTGCAGCCTTATTTGAGCCTTGATGTATCAAAATTACCTTCTTTAGATTTGTTAGAAGAAATAAATAAGGTGTTGGGTTTTCGAGTGGGCTTAGATAGTGTGGCCCAAGCTACCTTAGGGGTTGGTAAAACCGGCCATGGCCTAGATGCTATTCAATATTATCGCCAAGGCGAATTGGAAAAGTTGAAGGCTTATTGCCTCAACGATGTAAAAGTGACCAAGTTAGTTTATGATTATGGGGTGAAGCATGGCGAAGTGGCGTATTTGGGAAGAGATAAAGTAACCCGAAAATTGGTTGAAACCAGTTGGAAGAATTTTCAATCTAAAGATCAAGCTGAAGAAAAAATGCAGCAATATAGATTGTTATTTTAA
- the rodA gene encoding rod shape-determining protein RodA, whose amino-acid sequence MIWHPKDARKNFFNFHWPMLAIWLVLILIGLLNLYSATSHQAGAVAGYFYSQLIWLGLGALVTFLLVWTDYRYFEAVAYPVYGVTLVLLVLVLIFGKSFSGQQNWLVVGGLRLQPAEFAKLGLIFVLAKFFKREAHAKFYSWREIKIPLLLMLLPFVLILGVGDIGNALFFLSIGGTYFAMVGVQRKILLLLIGMALIAGGVGYKFFLKNYQRARILTFLNPEQDPKGKGYHLLQSKIAVGSGKIFGKGYRKGHLNKLAYLPERHTDFVFSVLAEEWGFVGGLTLLSLYAMLLWMLLSASAHAKERFGALILLGVVSLFFWHIIINLGGVLGLLPLTGVPLPLLSYGGSSVLTFSIAMGLAFSIHMKRHVF is encoded by the coding sequence ATGATTTGGCACCCTAAAGACGCACGAAAAAATTTTTTCAACTTTCATTGGCCGATGTTAGCCATTTGGCTGGTTTTGATTTTGATCGGATTGCTGAACCTGTACAGCGCCACTTCACATCAAGCCGGGGCCGTGGCTGGCTACTTTTATTCTCAATTAATCTGGTTAGGGTTGGGGGCTTTAGTTACTTTTCTTTTGGTGTGGACCGACTATCGTTATTTTGAGGCGGTGGCCTACCCGGTTTATGGGGTGACTTTAGTGCTTTTGGTGTTGGTGCTTATTTTTGGAAAAAGTTTTTCGGGTCAACAAAATTGGTTGGTAGTGGGAGGCTTGCGGCTGCAACCCGCTGAGTTTGCAAAGCTTGGGTTAATTTTTGTGTTGGCTAAATTTTTCAAGCGCGAAGCCCACGCAAAATTTTATAGCTGGCGTGAAATCAAAATTCCATTGTTACTGATGTTGCTCCCGTTCGTGCTTATCTTAGGTGTGGGTGATATTGGCAATGCCTTATTTTTCTTGAGTATCGGCGGTACTTATTTTGCCATGGTAGGCGTGCAGCGCAAAATTTTGTTACTTCTGATTGGCATGGCTTTGATTGCAGGGGGGGTAGGGTATAAATTTTTTCTCAAAAATTATCAACGCGCTCGTATCTTAACTTTTTTAAACCCAGAACAAGATCCTAAAGGAAAAGGCTATCATTTGTTGCAATCCAAAATAGCGGTGGGATCCGGTAAAATTTTTGGCAAGGGCTATCGTAAGGGGCATTTGAATAAATTAGCCTATTTACCTGAACGCCACACCGATTTTGTTTTTTCAGTTTTGGCAGAAGAATGGGGTTTTGTAGGTGGTTTAACCCTTTTATCTTTATATGCCATGCTGTTGTGGATGTTGTTGTCAGCCAGTGCGCACGCCAAAGAGCGCTTTGGCGCACTCATCCTGCTTGGAGTCGTGAGCCTCTTCTTTTGGCATATCATCATTAATTTAGGTGGCGTGCTGGGTTTGCTCCCCTTAACCGGAGTGCCGTTGCCCCTCTTAAGTTACGGGGGTTCGTCAGTGCTCACCTTCTCAATCGCCATGGGATTAGCCTTTAGCATTCATATGAAGAGGCATGTATTTTAA
- the mrdA gene encoding penicillin-binding protein 2, with protein MKKSNLVFSLLILSLFSILLVRLFYLQVVQGNQYAQFAQRNAFHWIDIKAPRGRIFDRRGQLLVSNERDYRLILHPSRIESKAATIHTLAYLLEVDPETISSMLQRSAGSPLFEPIVLATHLGYEKILAIKSRLSELQFEESGDYSLAGIELSEGHRRNAIGGEAFGHVLGYVREVSRRALLKNQTQAGAPLSAGDLVGVAGVELLFDPSLRGLNGHKEIIVDAKGREIVAPGLGLEEMLTSSLPQTGEDLYLTIDSRLQKTAYEQFKGKRGALVAIDPQTGEILALVSSPAYASDQLNGKIEPDLWKRLSEDPNHLLLNRAVQGAYPPGSVFKILTSLAGLAEKKIKPSDKIYCPGYLEFGGRRWGCWKKSGHGQVDLHRALVSSCDVYFYKLGLSLGGEVLARYARLLGLGEKTGVFGTVERAGLIPDPTWKLKTRKQPWSPSDNLGFAIGQGDVLLTPLQAALMMAEVANGGYKIHPQLSLGQKLPREKISWPLSEQDLHTIVQDLLGVVEEGQGTGGRAKIKGMQVAGKTGTAQVSILQSLPGGGKKLLTEDHAWFVAFSPVEHPKIALAIVVEHGGHGGAVAAPIAKAVLETFYDLAP; from the coding sequence ATGAAAAAATCCAATTTAGTTTTTTCTTTACTTATTTTGAGTTTGTTTTCAATTTTGCTGGTGCGATTATTTTATTTGCAAGTTGTCCAAGGCAATCAATATGCGCAGTTCGCCCAACGCAATGCCTTTCATTGGATCGACATCAAGGCCCCTCGGGGCCGGATCTTTGATCGTCGTGGTCAGTTATTGGTGAGCAACGAACGTGACTACCGGTTAATCTTGCATCCTTCACGCATCGAATCCAAAGCCGCCACGATTCATACGCTAGCTTATCTTTTAGAAGTTGACCCCGAAACAATAAGTTCAATGCTGCAGCGTTCAGCCGGTTCCCCACTTTTTGAGCCGATCGTTTTAGCTACCCATCTTGGCTATGAAAAAATTTTAGCGATCAAAAGCCGCTTAAGCGAATTGCAGTTTGAAGAAAGTGGGGATTACTCCTTGGCCGGCATTGAGTTAAGCGAAGGGCATCGGCGTAACGCAATAGGGGGGGAAGCTTTTGGGCATGTGCTGGGTTATGTTCGTGAAGTCAGTCGCCGTGCCCTATTAAAAAATCAAACTCAAGCGGGGGCACCTTTAAGCGCTGGTGATCTGGTTGGAGTAGCGGGGGTAGAATTGCTTTTTGATCCTAGCTTGCGGGGGCTGAATGGGCACAAAGAAATTATTGTTGATGCCAAAGGGCGAGAGATTGTTGCCCCTGGCTTAGGGCTCGAAGAGATGTTAACGAGTAGCCTGCCCCAGACGGGGGAAGATCTTTATTTAACCATCGATAGTCGCTTACAAAAAACAGCTTATGAACAATTCAAAGGCAAGCGCGGAGCTTTGGTGGCCATAGATCCGCAGACCGGTGAAATTTTGGCATTAGTCAGTTCACCGGCTTATGCCTCCGATCAACTCAACGGTAAAATTGAACCGGATTTATGGAAACGTTTAAGTGAGGACCCTAACCATCTATTGCTTAATCGAGCGGTGCAAGGGGCCTATCCACCAGGCTCTGTTTTTAAAATTTTGACGAGTCTAGCTGGGTTAGCCGAGAAAAAAATTAAACCATCTGACAAAATTTATTGCCCAGGTTATTTAGAGTTTGGCGGGCGGCGTTGGGGCTGTTGGAAAAAGTCAGGCCACGGCCAAGTGGATTTGCACCGTGCTTTAGTTTCGTCTTGCGATGTTTATTTTTACAAATTGGGATTAAGCCTGGGCGGAGAAGTTTTGGCCCGTTATGCACGATTGCTGGGGTTGGGGGAAAAGACCGGTGTGTTTGGGACTGTCGAACGTGCAGGCCTTATTCCCGATCCAACCTGGAAGCTGAAAACACGTAAACAGCCTTGGAGCCCCAGCGATAATCTTGGTTTTGCCATTGGGCAAGGGGACGTTTTGCTAACTCCCCTGCAAGCCGCTTTAATGATGGCGGAGGTGGCCAATGGTGGTTATAAAATCCACCCTCAGCTTAGTCTTGGGCAAAAATTACCCCGTGAAAAAATTTCATGGCCATTGAGTGAACAAGATTTACATACGATAGTTCAAGATTTATTGGGAGTTGTAGAAGAAGGGCAAGGCACGGGCGGGCGGGCAAAAATTAAGGGTATGCAGGTAGCGGGTAAGACAGGCACGGCGCAAGTGTCGATTTTACAAAGTTTGCCAGGGGGTGGTAAAAAATTATTAACCGAAGATCATGCTTGGTTTGTGGCCTTTAGCCCAGTCGAGCATCCTAAAATCGCATTAGCCATTGTGGTGGAACATGGTGGGCATGGGGGTGCGGTGGCAGCACCCATTGCAAAAGCAGTATTAGAGACTTTTTATGATTTGGCACCCTAA
- a CDS encoding SurA N-terminal domain-containing protein: MLDFIRNKAQKSVLKFVIVLIILPFVFIFGGYFSSSSRLQISGNESPVVMVNGEPIPYGTYQTLLDAQLKRFSGLNKEKIPPELSKIVQHQTLQALIQELLWSQLADQIGIKISEVELEKTIREDPNFKVDGKFNSDFYLNRIRPFFEENYGQNYEVKLNQELKGAKVKELMQRILPFTNLETADQFLLNYTELNLEYVRVPKNLNETQSERSPNAASLTKETIATWQKGALNKAWLKKNSLTEITTGLKPLKSIINLFPESTETLLACVLKESNGLCPEPIDTKNHYLVVKLIEYKKPEPKLLEEKKNSIREQGKLNKAHLILSNYLQQMQKEAKIKSAIDLP; encoded by the coding sequence ATGTTAGATTTTATTCGCAACAAAGCTCAAAAGTCTGTTTTGAAGTTCGTCATTGTACTCATCATTTTACCTTTTGTCTTTATTTTTGGGGGCTACTTTAGTTCTAGTAGTCGTTTGCAAATCTCCGGTAATGAGTCCCCGGTAGTCATGGTGAATGGCGAACCCATCCCCTACGGAACCTATCAAACCCTCTTAGATGCCCAATTAAAACGCTTTAGTGGCTTAAACAAAGAGAAAATCCCTCCTGAACTTAGCAAAATTGTCCAACACCAAACCTTACAAGCCTTGATCCAAGAATTGCTTTGGTCGCAATTAGCCGATCAGATTGGGATTAAAATTTCAGAAGTTGAATTAGAAAAGACCATCCGCGAAGACCCCAACTTCAAAGTCGATGGTAAATTTAATAGCGATTTTTATCTTAACCGGATTCGCCCCTTTTTTGAAGAAAACTATGGGCAAAATTATGAAGTGAAACTCAATCAAGAACTCAAAGGCGCTAAGGTCAAAGAACTCATGCAACGCATCTTGCCCTTTACCAACCTAGAAACTGCCGACCAATTTCTTTTGAATTACACCGAACTCAATTTAGAATATGTACGGGTGCCAAAAAATCTCAATGAAACTCAAAGTGAACGCTCCCCTAATGCCGCTAGTTTAACCAAAGAAACAATTGCGACTTGGCAAAAAGGTGCTTTGAATAAAGCCTGGCTCAAGAAAAATTCCTTAACTGAAATTACCACGGGGTTAAAACCACTAAAATCCATCATCAATTTATTTCCAGAATCCACCGAAACCTTGCTCGCTTGTGTGTTAAAAGAATCTAACGGTTTATGCCCAGAACCCATTGATACTAAAAATCATTATCTAGTGGTTAAACTTATCGAATACAAAAAGCCTGAGCCAAAACTTTTAGAAGAAAAAAAGAACTCCATACGCGAACAAGGCAAGCTTAACAAAGCCCACCTCATTCTTTCCAACTATTTACAACAAATGCAAAAAGAGGCCAAAATCAAAAGTGCCATTGACCTCCCATAA
- the ccsA gene encoding cytochrome c biogenesis protein CcsA: MELYFFNIILILYLVVSLGYLLYLVFENETILKYTRHLTTAVLVLHTLFLGGYLYQTQELNRFDPSFVYILCAWLLALVYLIYNFKYKLKAVGVLVFPGATIFFFLGYFNLKIQPSPSILLTSPWASIHIVLSFLSLSVFVLSFILAILFFLQEFQIKHKKFLSVFTRLPSLETMDIIHARAMSSGFLLLTLAIITGAMWAYSVRGVIFYKDPRQLWTIGAWLIYGLFLQGRYSAKWRGRRGMLLSCLGFVIIIFTFVGVRHS; encoded by the coding sequence ATGGAACTCTATTTTTTCAATATTATCCTTATTTTATATTTGGTTGTGTCGCTTGGGTATTTACTTTATTTGGTCTTTGAAAATGAAACTATTTTAAAATACACTCGTCATTTAACCACCGCGGTTTTGGTTCTGCATACCCTTTTCTTGGGTGGCTACCTCTATCAAACGCAAGAATTGAATCGCTTCGATCCTTCTTTTGTTTATATTCTCTGTGCTTGGTTGTTGGCACTGGTTTATTTGATCTACAATTTTAAATATAAACTCAAAGCCGTTGGAGTTTTAGTTTTTCCAGGTGCTACGATTTTCTTTTTTTTGGGGTATTTTAATCTAAAAATTCAACCCTCACCTAGCATCTTACTAACTTCGCCTTGGGCCAGCATTCATATCGTCTTAAGTTTTTTGAGTTTATCGGTTTTTGTATTGAGTTTTATTTTGGCCATTTTATTTTTTCTGCAAGAATTTCAAATTAAACATAAAAAGTTTTTGAGCGTCTTTACCAGGCTACCTTCATTAGAAACCATGGATATTATCCATGCTCGAGCCATGTCATCTGGGTTTTTGTTGCTAACCTTGGCTATTATTACAGGTGCCATGTGGGCCTATTCGGTGCGGGGGGTCATTTTTTATAAAGACCCACGCCAGTTGTGGACCATTGGGGCCTGGCTCATTTATGGGTTATTTTTACAAGGTCGTTATTCAGCCAAGTGGCGGGGTCGCCGTGGGATGCTGCTCTCCTGTTTAGGATTTGTCATCATTATTTTTACTTTTGTGGGAGTGCGGCACTCATGA
- a CDS encoding HAD family phosphatase, with amino-acid sequence MLRAFLFDFDGVIVDNEPLHCKVFQKILKEEGISLTEEDYYQRYLGYDDMACLQAIFKDQRKKVDTQTVLELARKKEQAFRQEIEQGLHFVPGVIEFIRALSDHYYIGIVSGALRSEIDIGLAQAGISDLVNVIVAALDVRLGKPNPEGYLTALRLLNRDHVPASEVVLTQECLVFEDSPWGLQAALGAQMPAVALTTSYDKPQLSGALEWIENFSACSIAWIDALEGRISHGN; translated from the coding sequence ATGCTGCGGGCTTTTCTCTTTGATTTTGATGGAGTGATTGTTGATAATGAACCGCTTCATTGTAAAGTGTTTCAAAAAATTTTAAAGGAAGAAGGGATTTCGTTAACTGAAGAAGATTATTACCAACGTTACTTAGGTTATGACGACATGGCTTGTTTGCAAGCCATTTTTAAAGACCAAAGAAAGAAGGTTGACACTCAAACGGTCCTTGAACTGGCTAGAAAAAAAGAGCAGGCTTTTAGGCAAGAGATTGAGCAAGGGCTGCATTTTGTGCCAGGGGTGATTGAGTTTATTCGTGCCTTGTCCGATCACTACTATATTGGGATTGTTTCAGGTGCCTTGCGTTCTGAAATTGATATTGGGCTTGCTCAAGCGGGCATTAGTGACTTGGTTAATGTGATTGTGGCCGCCCTTGATGTAAGGCTTGGCAAGCCTAACCCCGAAGGGTATCTGACGGCGTTGAGGCTTTTAAACCGTGATCATGTGCCGGCGAGCGAAGTGGTTTTGACTCAAGAATGTTTGGTTTTTGAAGATTCACCTTGGGGTTTGCAAGCAGCCTTGGGCGCACAAATGCCGGCGGTGGCTCTAACCACAAGTTATGATAAGCCTCAGTTGTCGGGCGCTTTAGAGTGGATCGAAAATTTTAGTGCTTGTTCTATAGCCTGGATTGATGCGCTGGAAGGGAGAATTTCTCATGGAAACTGA
- the mreC gene encoding rod shape-determining protein MreC — protein sequence MKRRLKFILVSLGTLAVFWLVAGWVAPQKIESITLILSSQLTKISGFIKSNVLSKKQKPLSEEERSRLSAELKVLQGENLRLKSLLSLREQYPEKSLAARVIAGDPTHSFQILWINVGSNDGVQINANVLTPEGLVGRVVKVLPHQAKVLSIQDPQSVLEVWVEGKKVRGMVSGKSKLLSLDKLSQEILPQEGDILITTGLDPFFRAGIPVGKIQRVGIRKLDSSQEIEILPWVDKDEVREVLVVNSRP from the coding sequence ATGAAAAGACGTTTAAAATTTATTTTAGTAAGTCTGGGTACGCTTGCGGTTTTTTGGTTGGTGGCGGGTTGGGTGGCCCCACAAAAAATTGAAAGTATTACCTTAATTTTATCATCGCAATTAACCAAAATATCAGGGTTTATAAAATCAAATGTTTTGTCTAAAAAACAAAAACCCCTTTCGGAAGAAGAACGATCAAGGTTATCCGCTGAGTTAAAAGTTTTGCAGGGCGAAAACTTGCGTTTAAAATCCCTCTTATCTTTGCGTGAACAATACCCCGAAAAATCTTTGGCCGCCCGAGTGATTGCGGGTGATCCCACTCATTCGTTTCAAATTTTATGGATCAACGTTGGGTCAAACGATGGCGTGCAAATCAATGCTAATGTGCTGACCCCAGAGGGCTTGGTTGGCAGGGTGGTCAAGGTGCTTCCCCATCAGGCCAAAGTGCTGTCGATTCAAGACCCGCAAAGCGTGCTTGAAGTATGGGTAGAAGGCAAAAAAGTTCGGGGCATGGTTTCTGGAAAATCAAAATTGCTTAGCTTAGACAAACTTTCCCAAGAAATTTTGCCACAAGAAGGTGACATTTTAATTACCACCGGGCTAGACCCATTTTTTCGTGCAGGCATTCCTGTGGGGAAAATTCAACGCGTTGGAATTAGAAAATTAGATTCATCCCAGGAAATTGAAATTTTACCGTGGGTTGATAAAGATGAAGTTCGGGAAGTTTTAGTAGTCAATAGTCGCCCCTGA
- the trxA gene encoding thioredoxin produces the protein MASANIKVATDNNFEAEVLKSAEPVLIDFWAEWCQPCRAIAPILDQIADEKVGKLKVYKMNVDENYATPAKFGVRSIPTLLLVKGGKVVETHVGSASKQALDDFVNRVLA, from the coding sequence ATGGCCAGTGCTAACATTAAAGTTGCTACCGACAATAACTTTGAAGCAGAGGTTTTAAAATCCGCCGAGCCTGTGCTCATCGACTTTTGGGCCGAATGGTGCCAACCCTGCCGCGCCATTGCACCTATCCTCGATCAAATTGCCGATGAAAAAGTGGGTAAACTCAAAGTTTATAAAATGAATGTCGACGAAAACTATGCCACCCCGGCCAAGTTTGGGGTACGCAGCATTCCCACCCTCCTCTTAGTTAAAGGTGGGAAAGTCGTGGAAACGCATGTTGGTTCAGCCTCAAAACAAGCGCTCGACGACTTTGTCAATCGCGTCTTGGCTTAA